One Rosa chinensis cultivar Old Blush chromosome 5, RchiOBHm-V2, whole genome shotgun sequence genomic region harbors:
- the LOC112163883 gene encoding putative pentatricopeptide repeat-containing protein At3g16710, mitochondrial — translation MRRLCSSYTEAVQGSCRGCRQSVGRCRRGVGRCVQDCRQLSADVCGTVGSYRQVCAGLSAASRQVSQTLRQVLGRAHRRFGSYTVDAHRLSEALCRGSAGAETGPIFPTAGSGVFQPVPVVPPPVLGSLGLGLRCVGQWLQDFEGYEIRFGLELNVTTFTTLIIGFFIQNKVAEAAAIFSKMVEAGIQPNVVTFGTLIKGLCIKGNNVAAIQLLRKMEQGHCKPNVVVYNTIIDSLFKDARTR, via the exons ATGCGGAGGCTGTGCAGCAGCTATACGGAGGCTGTGCAGGGCTCgtgcaggggctgtcggcagtcTGTCGGCAGATGTCGTAGGGGTGTCGGCAGATGTGTGCAGGACTGTCGACAGCTATCGGCAGATGTGTGCGGGACTGTCGGCAGCTATCGGCAGGTGTGTGCGGGGCTGTCGGCAGCTTCTCGGCAGGTCTCGCAGACgcttcggcaggtgctcggcagggcTCACAGACGCTTCGGCAGCTACACGGTAGATGCGCACAGGCTCTCGGAAGCTCTCTGCAGGGGCTCGGCAGGTGCAGAGACCGGTCCGATTTTTCCGACGGCCGGTTCAGGGGTTTTCCagccggttccggtggttccgccgccggttctgggctccttgggaTTAGGGCTTCGTTGTGTGGGGCAGTGGTTGCAGGATTTTgagggctacgaaattagg TTTGGTCTTGAACTAAATgtcaccaccttcaccaccctAATCATCGGCTTTTTTATTCAGAATAAAGTAGCTGAAGCAGCAGCAATTTTCAGCAAAATGGTGGAGGCAGGTATTCAGCCCAATGTGGTCACTTTCGGCACATTGATAAAGGGCCTGTGTATCAAGGGTAACAATGTTGCAGCTATTCAATTACTCAGAAAGATGGAACAAGGACATTGTAAGCCTAATGTAGTTGTCTATAACACCATCATTGACAGTCTTTTTAAGGATGCAAGGACGCGTTGA
- the LOC112163884 gene encoding pentatricopeptide repeat-containing protein At1g12620 produces the protein MAIELVREMEGKKLDLDIVVYNILIEGFCIAGEVESARDLFFGLSSKRLQPNVRMYNTMISGFCYGGLLSEAEKLLKEMEDKGYPPYGCTYNTIIRGLINNNETLQAMELVQQMVESGFSADASTVELIVGLLSIEKVDPALLPLLKSSL, from the coding sequence ATGGCAATTGAATTGGTTAGAGAGATGGAAGGCAAAAAGTTGGATCTGGATATTGTAGTGTATAATATTCTTATTGAGGGTTTCTGCATAGCAGGAGAAGTTGAATCTGCAAGAGATCTCTTCTTTGGTTTATCATCAAAACGACTCCAACCTAATGTGAGGATGTATAATACTATGATTAGTGGATTTTGTTATGGAGGCCTATTAAGTGAAGCAGAAAAGTTGCTCAAGGAAATGGAAGATAAAGGCTATCCTCCATATGGTTGTACTTATAACACAATTATTCGAGGATTGATTAATAACAATGAGACACTGCAGGCAATGGAACTAGTTCAACAAATGGTGGAGAGTGGTTTCTCTGCAGATGCATCAACTGTGGAATTGATAGTTGGATTATTGTCTATAGAGAAAGTAGATCCTGCTTTGTTGCCATTGTTGAAAAGTTCATTATGA
- the LOC112168321 gene encoding dof zinc finger protein DOF3.2, whose product MDPSSGQQNQDMQAHNSLDMLVSSKSQQQTDQRKPRPQPEQALKCPRCDSTNTKFCYYNNYSLTQPRYFCKSCRRYWTKGGTLRNVPVGGGCRKNKRSSSKRSSQDPQQPLTPNSNPLLPSLSYDSNDLSLAFARLQRSCGQLGYDDHLSMLGNPTTNSHSDILSNGSSASASPGFLDALRTGFLETHNSNSFQNNLYYGFGSSGGNAMVGEAEMDNGVCGEMGLHPYEELSNVATTTAVTVTTMKQELSRDIETNNNRVLWGFPWQMNNGDHHNLNMGGGGGGGGAHHDQYDNSGRESWNGLANPSWHGLLPLV is encoded by the exons ATGGATCCTTCAAGCGGACAACAAAACCAG GATATGCAAGCTCATAATTCCCTAGACATGTTGGTCAGCTCAAAATCCCAGCAGCAAACAGACCAGAGAAAACCAAGGCCACAACCAGAACAAGCCCTCAAGTGTCCAAGATGTGACTCCACCAACACCAAGTTCTGCTACTACAACAACTACAGCCTCACCCAGCCCAGGTACTTCTGCAAGTCCTGCAGGAGGTACTGGACCAAAGGCGGCACACTGCGGAACGTTCCGGTGGGCGGTGGCTGCCGCAAGAACAAGAGATCCTCATCGAAGCGATCGTCGCAAGACCCTCAACAACCACTCACTCCCAACTCCAACCCGCTCCTCCCATCGCTCTCCTACGACTCCAATGACCTCAGTCTTGCCTTTGCTAGGCTCCAGAGGTCATGTGGGCAGTTGGGTTATGATGATCACCTATCCATGTTAGGAAACCCAACCACCAATTCCCACAGCGACATTTTGTCGAACGGTTCGTCTGCATCAGCATCGCCAGGGTTTCTGGATGCTCTCCGGACTGGGTTTCTCGAAACCCACAACAGCAACAGCTTCCAGAACAACTTGTATTATGGGTTTGGATCAAGTGGGGGGAACGCCATGGTGGGTGAGGCGGAAATGGACAATGGGGTTTGCGGAGAAATGGGGCTGCACCCTTATGAGGAATTGAGCAATGTAGCAACCACAACAGCTGTGACGGTCACAACAATGAAGCAAGAGCTGAGCAGAGATATTGAGACCAACAACAACAGAGTCTTGTGGGGGTTTCCATGGCAGATGAACAATGGAGATCATCACAACTTGAAcatgggtggtggtggtggtggtggtggtgctcATCATGATCAGTATGATAACTCGGGAAGAGAGAGCTGGAATGGACTTGCAAATCCATCTTGGCATGGACTTCTTCCCCTAGTTTAA